The DNA window AACCACCTCCCTGCCCATTCCTCTTTTCTAAGAGACAAGGAGGGGTAGCCCAATGACTCTCAGGGTTATAAATAGtctaggggagggggaggggagcatggCCTTGGCTCAGAGCCCAGTAAGTGCTTAGAttccctcccccctcttcctcccatATACACATTTACCAGGGAGCCTGAGATGGGAAGACCAAGCTGGTCTGGGGATAGTTGCCATGGAAGCCCTCAGCTGACTGACCCATCTCCCCAAGGCCTCCAGACATACCCCCATCTGACCCGGAGGGTGTAACAGGACCAGAATCTCCCCCAGTGAAAGGATGAGATACAGAGGTGCTGGCAGGGCTTCTGGGCAGAAGGCTTGCAGCCAGCACCCCTACCGACAGGCCTAAGCCCCTCTCCTATCCCCCAGCTGATCCCCAGAGATCCCTCCCCAGGTTGAGTTCTAAGCTTAATAGATCCCCATATGCCCCTCCCTGGCTTAAGCCATCCTCCAGCCTTCTTCCCCTAGAGGAGCCCCCACCTTGTGGCCTCCAGGTCTGACCACCGGTCCTGCTTGGATGCCAGACTTGGTTGCCATAGCATCTCCAGGGAGACAGAGATGAATTATAATTAGATCATCTGCCTCCTGCTCTTCACTTGGAGGGGCCCTGGCCAGAGCAGGAATCCTagctctcccagcccccactctaggaaggaaggagggttTCTCTGCTGTTTGGGAGGGGTACTACAAACATGTGGGTCCCCAGCCACGCCCAGGCCTGACCTGGGCAGCCATCAGGGTAGGGTGCCCTGACCAGGCTGAGGTGCACTCTGAATTGCTCTTTTCTATGCAGATGGTATGGTGTATGCTCTGGGGGGAATGGGCCCAGACACGGCTCCCCAGGCCCAAGTTCGGGTATATGAGCCCCGGCGGGACTGCTGGCTTTCGCTCCCCTCCATGCCCACACCCTGCTACGGGGCTTCTACCTTCCTGCACGGGAACAAGATCTATGTCCTGGGTAAGGGCCTGGGGGATATGGGAAAGGGGCTCAATGTACAGAAACACCTATCCCCATAGGTTGGCTGGGATCAGGTTTAGCCTGAGATGGCAGGACAAGAGAAGCTTTGAGTGAGCCAGGCTTGCTTGGAGGTTCTGACCTTTGGTGGCCCTCCTGGGCTGGAAAACCGTACCCCTGGGCCCGAGGATCTGCAGGGTAGGGGATCCATGCTCTGGTGTGCACACAACTGGGTATGGGGGGCTAGGGTGGGCAGTGGTGAAGGCTTAGCAACCTGGTGAAGGAGGAGCCTGCTGGGCCTCCAGACTctttcccaggtgccccaattccaTTGGCAGGGGGCCGCCAGGGAAAGCTCCCAGTGACTGCTTTTGAGGCCTTTGATCTGGAGGCCTGTACCTGGACCCGGCACCCAAGCCTGCCCAGCCGCCGGGCCTTTGCTGGTTGTGCCATGGCAGAAGGCAGCGTCTTCAGCCTGGGTGGCCTGCAGCAACCCGGGCCCCACAATTTCTACTCCCGCCCACACTTTGTCAACACTGTGGAGATGTTCGACCTGGAACATGGTGAGCAGTGGCTAGCCTGGGTTGTCCCCCCACTTTCCATGGGATGGAGGGGCACAGTGTATGTCGTGGGGGCTGGATCTGACTTCCCCTTTCTTGCAGGGTCCTGGACCAAGCTGCCCCGCAGCCTGCGTATGAGGGATAAGAGGGCCGACTTTGTAGTTGGCTCCCTTGGGGGCCACATCGTGGCCATTGGGGGCCTTGGTAAGTAACTGTGGGGCTAGGGAAAGGAGGTGAACCCAAGACAGGAAGGAAGAGCCCCAAGCATGAGCACTACCTCCTGCCCTTCCGCTGGCACTCCAGGGATGAGGGATTTGTGACCTTCCCTTTCCCAATCTGTGAAGCAGCCAGGGTATAGTCTGCTTAGCCTAACTCTTGGGGTGCCCCTCAGCACCTGATTGATGGCTCTGCACCAGTAGGGGCCTAGGAGACAGAAACAGGACAAGTGACCACTAAATGAATGGACAAATAGAAAtctaaagaaatgaacaaatgatgAATGGGGGCCGTGGGGGCAAGGCACTGGTAGCTCATCCTGGGGTGATGCCTGCTGAGCCATCTGTGGGCTCCGCAAGCAAAAGAGTCAAGGCCCTTGCAGCCGGGGCCCTTTAcaacttctttctccttcctgcagGCAACCAGCCATGCCCTCTGGGCTCTGTGGAGGGCTTCAGCCTAGCACGGCGGCGCTGGGAGGCCCTGCCGGCCATGCCCACAGCCCGCTGCTCCTGTTCTAGTCTGCAGGCTGGGCCCCGGCTGTTTGTCATTGGGGGTGTGGCCCAAGGTCCCAGCCAAGCTGTGGAGGCGCTGTGTCTGCGTGATGGGGTCTGAATGCCTGACGGGGATGTGGCAGCTGGAGCAGCGCAGTGCCCCCTGGCACAGGTCCGTGGCTCCTTTTGCTGCTGAAGAAGCTCATTGTGGCTCTGTGGATGCGGGAGGCCCAAGGTCAGGTACAAAGGGTGAGGGCACTTTGTCTTTAGTGCAGGACACATATGCTTATACCCACCTTTATCCCCATTCATTCATGGACCATGCCTAGCTCCACACTTGCTCTGGAACTACTGGGCCCTCTGTCCAACTGGGAAGTGGGAGGATGGAAGAGCTGGCCTCAGGCCCCACAGGATTAGTGCCTACCTGGAGTTGACCAGTCTCACCCCAGTGGCTGTTCCTGAAAAATCCTAGCTGTCAGCCTACCTTGAGGGCCTCTGTGGCCCCAGGAGAGTTCAGGGAGGTCAGAGGACACAGAGGGTGTGGAGGAGTAGATGTAGGAACCTCCAGAGGACCAGAGGAATAGTGGCTTTGGGCCCTTTACACTattgactgtgtgaccttgagcaagtcatttcacctctctgtgcctcagcatcctcatctgtaaatggggatcTCTGAAACCTTCCTGCcctacctacctcacagggctgttgtgaggaccCAGGAAGTTCAGATGTGAAAGTAAAAGTGCTGCTAAAATCTGGTGTATGGCCCTCGGTGTGGACTCCTGTGTTGCCCCTGCAACCCCTTGCCCTCCTTCAGGAGCCTTGATTCTCCCAGGGAAGAGGGTTCAGAGTAGCCTTTTGGATCTTGCTTCTGCTCCCCAAAGTGTTCTGGTGTCTTAGCCCCACCTaagccttagtttcctttttGGTGACGTAGGATGACTGCTGCCCCCACTGTTCTGGGTGTTAGAGGGCACTCACGGGATGGCCAGAGAAGAGCTCAGAAAACTATAGCAAAGTACCCCAGGGTTGGGATGACCTCCAGGTTCACGGCACACAGGATTTCCTCAAAGTCTCTTCTCACCTCCGTAGGGAGGGGGTGTTCCAGTGGGGGCTGTGGCCAGGGCAGGCTCCTCCTGTCCCAGCTTAGGCAGAACTATGTGGCTTCCCACCAGACCCCCAGAGGCATGGTAGCCTCCCAGAGAAATCAGAGCTACCAGCATGTGCCTCCTCCTCCAGTCTTTGCTGCTCGCTAGAAGGGCCCACTGACTGCTTTCCCTACAGCTGCATGAGTACAAGGGGCGCACAGCTGGGTTTACTGGAAGAATGGATTTGGGGTCCCAGAACTGATCTGCTATGACCGTGGTGGACCTTCTGGGCCCTTAGGCTCCTGCAGGGTTTTCACTCAGTGGCAGGGTTCCCAGGGCAGCACCTCCCCTGCCTAGCACACAGGTGCAATGGGCCTCACCGCTGTCCAGCTTCTAAGAGCCCTTGGACTGCAAGCACAGAAAGGCCGCTGTGTCAGCTGTCCTTGTTTAATAATCTGGACCAGTTTAGACACTCCGAGACCCCAGCATGAAGGTAATGCTGCAGCAGCTTGGGTCTTGGGATCCCTGGGAGGTCAGGCAGTGTGTTGGTTACCGGTCCCGTATTGCTGCTGCCACAGTGGCCACCCCGGGATGGCTGGCAGAAGTTCTGTTGGTAGGTGGTGCTGGTTCGGGGAGGCTCGATCTGCACAAAGTGGATAAGGCGCTGGGGGAGGTCACTGAGTCCTGGGCCTGACCGGAAATTGGCCTGGTAGGAGGATTCAGGGGGCCGCTGCTGGCTCAACTCCAGCTCCTGGGGTGCCCAGCGCAGGAAGGTGTGCCGCTGCCACAGACGCTCCAGGTCTTTCCGCCTTCCGATTCCCTGCAGCAGGCAGTAGGGGCCCTCCTCAACGGTATGGGCCCTTGGCCCACAGTCCTGGCACCAAGCACCCCTTGGCCCCTCCTCAACGCAAGCCTACTTGGTGATGCCAGGCTCCCCTGGCCTGTACCCCCAGCCTCTTTGGCATGCCTCCCCAGTTATGCCCTCCATTCCAGGGTGAAACCTCCAGAAAGCCAGTGGCCCCTGGGATATTTACACATTGTCAGGCAAGCTAGTAGATGAAACCAAAGCAGAGGTACCTTTGTTTGGGAAATGGGCTGTTTCCCAGACAAGAGAGGTTTTCAggagccctccctcccctcagtgTCTTATCCCCACCACCCTACCTCAACTTCAGTCTAGGCTGGGGCCCTGCCcgttctccttcctttctccagcACTCACTTTGTCGAAAGAAGTACGGTTGTCATGCTTGGAGAACAAGTGTTGCTGTGCTGGCTCCTTTaaagacagtgagaaagaagGTAAATGGGGGGAAAATGATGCTCACCTGCCCTTCAGATGTTATGTCAGGACCCAGAATGGAGGGAAGCTGCCAGGAGCCACTACCCCTAAACTGCTAAAATTGCCAAAATCCTGAAAGAGCAGCTAGAAATTAAAGCTGTTTGCCTCACTCCTAGGACATCTCATGCAGGTATTTGCCTCCAAATCAAAAGTCTCTAGGGCTGCTGATTGAAGAAGGGGCTGAGGCATCTTCGAAGACATCCTGCCACCAGAAGGGCAGTGGTTTAAGTTTCATGTCACGTCCTTTAACTCTTAGATTGTCCAGGACCAGGCTTCAAttctttcctcccctctgtcAACATTTAATCCTTCATCAGCAACCCAAGCTCTTGGCCCTAAGTACCACCTGGAAACGGCCATTTCTCTATCTAGCTTGAACTCTGTCCTGATCTCCAGACTCAATAGCCAAGAAGCTATTCCATATCTTCTTGTAAATGTCTTACAGGCATCTCCAACCACGACTGAGCTCTGGATTATGCCCCAACCCCAGCCCTCCAGAGCCTCCCCCAGGTCAGGTCATGGTAGCTAGATCCTGCCAAAAACCTTAGAGTCCCTTTGATTCTCTTCTTTCACACCCTATATCCAAAGTATCAGGAAATCCTGTTGATTATTCCTTCAACATATGCCCAGGATTGGACCACTCCTTAGCATGTCCACTGCTTTCCCTGATCCaagaaacacattcttctcttgcTTGAATTATTGCAAGAGCTTCCTACCTCATGTCTCTACTTCCAAGCCTTCCCTTCCAGTTTATTGTTCTCTTAGCAGGTAGAATAACTCTTCTGATATGTAGATAAAATCATCTTCCTTGTTTGCTGAAAATTTACAATATTTCCTCATGTTTATAAAAGCCAAAGTCAATGTAGTGGTCCATGAGACCCACACAGTATTGATTTCTCCATTATCTGCAACTGCACTGGCATCCTTAATGCTTCTGAAACATACCAGCTATATCCACTTTGGGCCTTTGCAACACCTGGGCCTTCTGTCTGGGACTCTTCTTGTAGCTGGCCGTAGGACTCCCTCTCACTTCCCACTTGGGAGGATTTCTTCAAATACTAACACTATCAGTGCCGACACCCAACTCTGCATTTTCCACCTTCTGGCATACTAGGTGACTACATAGTATGATGTTGCCTAATGTTCCTGACAAGAACGTAAGCTCCTTGTGGGCAAAGATTATTGTCTGTCTTGGTCACATCTATAACTCCAACACTGAGCCCAGTGCCTGGGCAAATACATGTTTGCTGTTTAATTAAAGGACAGGGTTCAGAAAGTCCTCAGGGCATTTGCTTTGGCTTACTTGGAGCCATAGAACCATAACCTATCCCCAGGCAGAGAAAGGCCACCCCCCAGGCCTCCAGACTTTAGTAGGAATCTCTCCTAAGACCATCCAACCTTGACTTTGTGCCTGGTCTCTGGCCCTAGAGTTCCCTGTCCCCAGCCATTCAGCTTCTTCTGCTGCAAACCTGAATGAAGTGTCTGATCTGATGAGTTCAGTCTAGGCTGGGTTGGTGTATGAGCAATGGCTGACAACAGGTTGCTAGATAAAAGACTGGGTTTAGCTTCATCCCAGATCCCTGAATCAGAATCTTCTGTggtatgtatctgtgtgtgtgtgtgtgtgtgtgtgtgtgtgtgtgtggtatgtatCTTTAACAAGCTCCCCTAGCAGGACCTCCTGCCCTAGACAGCTGGTGTTGGTTTCCAAGTAGAATGAAAGCTCCATGAAGGTGGGAAGCCAGCCAGCCTTACCTTTCATTCCTCATAAAGCAAGCTGACACAACAGGGATTAAAAACCCAGGGcccttttagaaaaaaaacaggaaaaaattttcaGCATTTAGAACTAGGCAAAGAGTTCTTTgatttgataccaaaagcaagagcaataaaataaaattgataaattggaccccatcaaaaaatttttaaagttttgctctgtgaaaatttgtataaaaaggatgaaaagacaagccacagacagggagaaaatacttgcaaatcaaaTAGCCCATAAAGGaataatatctagaatatataaagaattctcacaACTCAACAGTAAAATAACAATCctattagaaaatgggcaaatgtCAGATGTCTATTGacggatggataaagaagtgcatggaatgttatgcagccataaaaaatgaaatcttaataaaTCCAtaaatgatgtggatggaattagaggatattaagttaatgaaataagtcaattatagAAATTATAGTCAAttatagaaagacaattatcatatgatctcagtgataggtggaattcaggaaacaatggagaggatcataggggaagagaaaaaagaaaatgaaacaagacaaaaccagggagggagaaaaatcacaagagatTCCTAATCTtcggaaataaactgagggttgctggagggtaaggaggtgggagaatggggtaagggggtgatgaacattggggagggtatatgttgtAGTGAGCAATTGGtattataaaagactgatgaatcacagacttgtacctctgaaacaaataatacattttatgttaattgattgaatttaaataaaaaaaagaaaatggacaaacaaGATGAAGCCATTTCACTGAaaaggatatacagatggcaaataacacatgaaaaaatgttcaccatcattaaaCACTAATGAAATGCAAATTGAgatcacaatgagatatgacatatttatcagaatggctaaaatagagACAGTACCAAATgttgagaatgcagagaaactggatcattcatacattgctgatgggaacaCAAAACGGTACAGTCACTCtaaaaaacagtttggcaggggtgcctgggtggctcagtgggctaaagcctctgcctttggctcagatcatgatgtcctgggatcctgcttcctcttctctctctctgcctgcctctctgcctacttgtgatctctctctgtcaaataaataaataaaatctttaaaaaaagagaaaaaaacagtttggcagttttaaaaaaactaaacatacagccatcatataatccagcaattgtactcttAGGCATTTAATCCAAGAGAGGAAAACTTATGTTCACCCAAAAACctgtagcagctttatttgtaagagCCAAAAACTGGAACCAGCCTCAATATTTTTAATAGGTGAATGGTTATA is part of the Mustela nigripes isolate SB6536 chromosome 2, MUSNIG.SB6536, whole genome shotgun sequence genome and encodes:
- the KLHDC8B gene encoding kelch domain-containing protein 8B isoform X1, translated to MATGSGRAFAWQVFPPMPTCRVYGTVAYQDGHLLVLGGCGRAGLPLDTAETLDMASHTWLALAPLPTARAGAAAVVLGKQVLVVGGVDEGQSPVAAVEAFLADEGRWERRATLPQAAMGVATVERDGMVYALGGMGPDTAPQAQVRVYEPRRDCWLSLPSMPTPCYGASTFLHGNKIYVLGGRQGKLPVTAFEAFDLEACTWTRHPSLPSRRAFAGCAMAEGSVFSLGGLQQPGPHNFYSRPHFVNTVEMFDLEHGSWTKLPRSLRMRDKRADFVVGSLGGHIVAIGGLGNQPCPLGSVEGFSLARRRWEALPAMPTARCSCSSLQAGPRLFVIGGVAQGPSQAVEALCLRDGV
- the C2H3orf84 gene encoding uncharacterized protein C3orf84 homolog — protein: MQSALVGSWHNTGFYGHYRGQFKSESAQEYRLAAKPQPPAVFLQRCQEPAQQHLFSKHDNRTSFDKGPYCLLQGIGRRKDLERLWQRHTFLRWAPQELELSQQRPPESSYQANFRSGPGLSDLPQRLIHFVQIEPPRTSTTYQQNFCQPSRGGHCGSSNTGPVTNTLPDLPGIPRPKLLQHYLHAGVSECLNWSRLLNKDS
- the KLHDC8B gene encoding kelch domain-containing protein 8B isoform X2, giving the protein MATGSGRAFAWQVFPPMPTCRVYGTVAYQDGHLLVLGGCGRAGLPLDTAETLDMASHTWLALAPLPTARAGAAAVVLGKQVLVVGGVDEGQSPVAAVEAFLADEGRWERRATLPQAAMGVATVERGGRQGKLPVTAFEAFDLEACTWTRHPSLPSRRAFAGCAMAEGSVFSLGGLQQPGPHNFYSRPHFVNTVEMFDLEHGSWTKLPRSLRMRDKRADFVVGSLGGHIVAIGGLGNQPCPLGSVEGFSLARRRWEALPAMPTARCSCSSLQAGPRLFVIGGVAQGPSQAVEALCLRDGV